The DNA segment GAGCACGCCCGTGGAGCCCGCGTCCCGCGCCCGCAGCCACCGGAGCGACCCGGCGGCGGCCGGGCGCGCCCCCAGGACCCGGCTCACCCCTTCGGTCCCCGTGGGGACCGCACCCCGGTTGCCTGCCATGCACCTGCCTCCCCTGGGACCGGCGGAACTGGCCGGGCGCCTCATGGGCGCCCGGCCGTCCCCGCGTGCCCGGTGTCACGCCTCAGGTCTGCTTCTCAGAGCAGCGGCTCGATGGCGTCCTGTGCGTACTCGAGGGCCTCCTGGGGCGAGCTGAACTGGCCCAGGAGCAACCCCTCCACCGCTTCGGTGACCGCGGTGGCCATCTCCTCCCACGCCGGGTGCATGGGCGGGTGGGTGGCTTCCGCCATGGCCTCGATGAAGAGGGCGATCCCCGGGTTCGCCCGCAGGTGCGCCTGCTGGTCCGACCGGCTGAACGAGATGAGGCTCGGGATGTGGCTCGAGATGAGGTTCCCCGTCACCAGCGCCTTGGCCAGCTCGCCGGCGAGTGCCTTCTGCTTCGACCCGGACCAGACCACCAGGTAGTCCGCCCCCGAGAAGACGACGCTCTTCGCCCCCGCGGGCGCGGGGAGGAGGAACACGCCGTACTCGAGGCCCGGCGCGTCCTTCTCCAGGTTGAGGGTACCGTCGAAGATCATCCCCACCTTGCCCAGGTAGAAGGCCTGGCGGACCTCCTCCTGGGTACCCACCAGGGAGGAGGCGGCCAGCTCCTGGTAGTAGGCCAGGGCGTCGACGAAGGGCTTCTCGGTCACCCGAGCCTGGGTCCAGTCGTCGTTCAGCGTCCGCCCGCCGTTGGACCAGACGAAGGGATAGAACTTCTGCCAGGTGGTGAAACGGCCGCCGATCTTGATGGAGTAGCCGTAGAGGTCCGGATCCAGCGCGTGGATGCGCCGGGAGGCGTCCAGGAGCTCGTCCCAGGTGGTGGGCACCTTCTCGATGCCCGCCCGGGCGAAGAGGTCCTTGTTGTAGTAGACCACGTTGGCGGTGCCGAACCAGGGCAGCCCGTAGACTTCACCGCTCTTGGTGACGGGATCGAGCCCCGTCAGATCCGAGGCGAGCTCGCCCGCGTCGATGGGCGCCAGGGCCCCGGCGCCCATGAACTGGGGCATCCACGTGGAGCCCAGCTCCACCACGTCCGGACCGTTGCGGGCGGCGATGGCCACGGTGATCTTGTCGAGGCCGTTCTCCCAGGTGAGCTGCTCGTGCTTCACCTTCACGCCGGGATGGGCCTCCTCGAAGGCGTCCAGCGCGGGCCGCAGCCACTCCTCGCTCCAGAAAGTCCAGATGGTGAGCTCCTGGGCCGCGGCAGGGACCGCCAGGACCACCGGTGCCACCAGCAGCGCGGCCGCCAGCCCCATCGCGACCGCGCCGGCCTTCCCTCTTCGAACCCGTTGGAACACGACGGACCTTCCCTCCCCTGGCGTGCTCGGTGACGGGTGCGCGCGCCGTGACCCGTCCTGCACGCTGCTTCTCACCTTCGATGCCGGCGGAGTGATTTCCTGGTATGGGATCTCGTTCCAGAAGGAAAGTTTCTTTCCCCTTCGGGAGACCTGGCTTTCACCTGCTGAGGCCGTCCTGGTGCCCATGCGGTACCCATGCGCCGGAGTCGGCCGTGTGGTACGATCGAGTTGAGGGCATAGGTCCGGGGGGGTCCGCATGCCGTACGAGCGAGGGGAGCTGGAAGCCATCACGCGCCGGGCACGCCCCGGGGATGAGGAGACGATCCTCACACCCTGCGTGGCGCCGCCTCCGGAGGGCGTCGAACCTGGGGCGTGGCAGGCCGCGGTACGCGCGCGCCGGGAGTGGCTCCACCACGGCCTGGCATCGGGACGCCTGCGGGTGATGCTTGCCCTGGTGCCGGCCCAAGAGGGGCCGCTGATGGAGTATCCGGGGGTCGGCCGCGTTCCCGTGGCATCGCTGGCGCACGATGGGTTGATCCCAGCCGGAATCATCGAGTACGCGCCCCTGGCTCATGCCGCGGAACCCGTCCGGGGAGGGGACCACTGGATCATCCACTGCATGTGGGTGATCCCGCCCTTTGCACGCCGGGGCGTGGGCAGCGCGCTGCTCACCGCGGCGGTACGGGACCTGCGGGAGGACCCAGAGGTCGCGCCTGAAGCGGGCCTGGCGGTGGTGGCCTACCGGGGCGAGCAATGGTGGGGCTTCTTCGACTACATGCCCGAGGCCTTCTTCGCCCGCCACGGTTTCCGACCCGTGGATCGGGACGGTTCCCGGGTTCTCATGTACCGTCCCGTGGCGGCCACACCCATGGACCTCTTCGAACGCTGCGACGAGCCGCCCGGGGCCGGCCAGCCTCTGTACCTCATCCCGCCGCGGCAGAACCTCGAGGGAACGGGGGTCCCGGGCACCATCCCCTTGCCCGGAGAAGAAGCCGGTGCTGCACGGCCCCAAGGAACCCACGTCCGCTTCCTCTATCACAGTCGTTGCCCTGCCGCCGCCGCGGTCTGGGAGCGTCTGAAGGCCGAGGCGGGTTCGCGGCCGGGCCTCCACCTCGAGGCGGTGGACACCCGGGACCCGGGTGCGATGCGCTGGTACGGGGTGGCCAACGGCCTCTTCGTCAACGGTCGCCTGGTGCTTCACAAGGTCCCGTCGCCCGGTGAGGTCCGGGCTGCGGCCGGCATCGGCCCTTGAGCGGCGCCGTTCACCGGCCGCCTGGCTTGGCCCCGCCCATCCGACCTGACACCAGCCTTGCCCGCCCGTTGACCTCCCCTGCCCGCCGGAGGTATACTGGCGCCGGGCCGGAGGCCCTGCACCTCGGAAGCGCCGGAAGAGGGCTCGATCCACCGCACACACCCGCCCCTGTAGCTCAACGGTCAGAGCGGGCGCCTTATAAGCGCCTGATCCTGGTTCGATTCCAGGCAGGGGCACCACGCGTCGCTGATGGGATCGGACCCTACTCGAGGAAGTCCTTCAGCTTCTTGCTGCGGCTGGGATGGCGCAGCTTGCGGAGGGCCTTGGCTTCGATCTGGCGGATCCTCTCCCGGGTGACGCCGAAGACCTGTCCCACTTCCTCCAGGGTGCGGGCGCGCCCGTCGTCCAGGCCGAAGCGGAGACGCAGTACCTTCTCCTCCCGGGGGGTGAGGGTGTCGAGGACGCCCTCGAGCTGCTCCCGGAGCATGGTGAAAGACGCGGCTTCGGCAGGCGCAGGCGCCTCCTGGTCCTCGATGAAGTCGCCCAGGTGGCTGTCTTCCTCCTCGCCGATGGGCGTCTCCAGTGAGACGGGCTCCTGGGCCATCTTCTGGATCTCCCGCACCCGCTCGGGCGACATCTCCATGTGCTCGGCGATCTCTTCCGCGGTGGGCTCCCGGCCCAGCTCCTGCAGCAGGTTGCGGGAGACCCGCATCAGCTTGTTGATGGTCTCCACCATGTGGACCGGGATGCGGATGGTCCGGGCCTGGTCCGCGATGGCGCGGGTGATCGCCTGGCGGATCCACCAGGTCGCGTACGTGCTGAACTTGAACCCCTTCCGGTACTCGAACTTCTCCACAGCTTTGATAAGGCCCAGGTTCCCCTCCTGGATCAGGTCCAGGAAGGGCATGCCCCGCCCCACGTACCGCTTGGCGATGCTCACCACCAGCCGGAGGTTCGCCTCGGCCAGCTTCCGCTTGGCCAGCTCGTCGCCCTTCTCGATCCGCTTGGCGAGCTCGATCTCCTCCTCGGCCGTCAGGAGGGGTACCCGGCCGATCTCCTTCAGGTACATGCGGACCGGGTCGTCGAGCCCCACGCCCTCGGGAACGCTCAGGTCGATGTTCTCGGGCGAGTCGGGCGCGCCGTCCTCTTCGGGCTGGGCGGCTTCCTCGTCCTCGGGCGCATCGGGCACCACGCGAATCCCCTGCTCGGCGAATCGTTCATAGATCTCATCGATCTGCTCGGGGGCCAGATCCACGTGCTGGAGCGCGTCCATGATCTCCTCGTAGTTGAGGCTGCCCGCCTCCTTGCCGCGCTTGATCAGCGCCTGGACGCTCTCCAGTTGAAGGATCTCGTTCGTCTGGGACATCGGGTCTCCCCCCTTTCCTGGCCCGGCTCCCTGCTGGGCCCCACCGGGGCGGCGTCGTACCGCACTTCCCAGCCCCACCGGTCCCACCGTGCCCGGCCCTCATGCCCGCTGCCTTCCGGCACGGGCGCCCCCTGGGCGCGCCCCTCGGGCACGAACCTTATGGTACCGCATCAGCAGCCCGTTTAGCCTTTCCAGCGCCCTAACCCCGTCTTCGTCGGATGCCGCCAATTCCCTTTCAATGGTTCGCAACTCCAGGAGCCCGCGGAAGCGCCCCATCTCCTCCACGAGCTCCGTCACCTCCAGCGCGGCGGCGACCGGGCTGAGGACCCCTGCCGGGGGCTCGGGCACCGGCATGCGCGCCAGCACCCGGGCAGCCGGCTCGCCTGCCTCCATGGCGGCCTGGAGCGCCGTCGCCCAATCGGCCAGCCCGGGGCCCACGAAGAGCGGGTGCCCGAGGGTGCGCTCCAGCACGGGCAAGAGGCCGTGATCACGCTCCAACCGCCGGGCCAGCTCCCACTCGAGGCGCTGCCACCGGCTCACAGCTTGACGTTGCAACCGGGGAGACTTCGAGGGCCGTTCCCTAGAAGTATGATGCGCGATCGGCGAATGATTCCTGCCGGGTACCCTTGGGCCGGGGTCGCCTTCCGCGCCCCGAGGGCCGCCGGCCTCGCGCCGGCTGCCTGGGTGGGACCCCCGCGGCCCGGGGACCACATCCGCGGTCCGCTGCGCCCCTGCCAGGTACCGCTCCAGCTCCGCCGCAACGGCGGACGCCGAAACCCCAATGTCGTTCGCCACCCGTTCGACATATCCTTCCCGAGCCACACGGTTTTCTACTCGCGCCAGGACCGGCAAGACGCGGGTCACGGCCCGGGCTTTCCCCTCCACCGTGGTGGGCTCCTCCCCGGCCAGGATCCGAACCAGGAGGAACTCCACCAGGGGAAGGGCCCCTTCGGCCACCCGGCGGAACGCGGCCGGGCCCCCACGCCGGACGAGGCTGTCGGGATCCTCGCCCTCGGGCAGCGTGGCCACCCGCACCGAGACCCCGTGACGGGCCAGGATCTCCAGGCCCCGCAGCGTGGCCCGGTCACCCGCGGCGTCGCCGTCGTAGGCGATCACCGCCCGATCCGCATACCGGCGCAGCAGGGCGGCCTGATCCTCAGTGAGGCTGGTACCGAGGGAGGCGACGGCCTGGGTGAAGCCCGCCTGATGAAGGGCGATGGCGTCCATGTACCCCTCCACCACCAGGGCCTCCGTGCTGGGGGCCGCTTCCGTGAGCGGGTGCCCTACGGGCCCGGGCCCCGGTGCCTGGCCCCGCCCGGCCGATCGCAGCACCGGCCCTGCCACGTCCAGCGCGTAGAGGATCCGCCCCTTGTGGAAGAGCGGGCTCTCGGGGCTGTTGAGGTACTTGGGACCCTGGGCCTCGCCCAGGAGCCTGCCGCCGAACCCGATCACCTGGCCCGAGGCGTCCCGGATGGGAAAGATGAGCCGGTCCCGGAAGCGCTCGTAGGGCCCCCGCTGGCCCTCGAGCACCAGGCCCAGCACGTGCGCATCCTCGAGCAGGCTATTCCGCCTGGACGAGGGTTGCTCCGCGAGCATGCGCAGCAACCCGCCGTCGCCCGGGGCATACCCCAGGCCGAAGCGCTCCACCACCTCCGAGGCCATGCCCCGTCGCTCCAGGTAGGCGCGGGCCCGGTTTCCGGCCGGTCCGGCCAGTTGGACCCGGAAGTAGCGGAGGGCCAGGTCGTTCAGCGCCACCAGGCGGGCCCGCTCCGCGGCCCGGCGCCGGGCGTCGGCCGAGGGGGCCAGGTCTTCCTCGGGCACGCCCACCCGGCGGGCGAGGCGCCGCACCGCCTCGGGGAAGTCGATGCCTTCCCGCATCATAAGAAAGCGAAAGACGTCCCCCCCGGCCCCGCACCCGAAGCAGTGGAAGAACTGCCCCTCGGAGCTGACCGAGAACGACGGCGTCCTCTCCTGGTGGAAGGGGCAGAGGCCGATGAGGTTCCGGCCCTGCCGCCGGAGCTCGACGTGGTCCGCGATGACCTCGACGATGTCGGCCCGGCGGCGGATCTCTTCCACGGCCTCCTGGTTCCAGGGCACGGCAGACGTCACCTCGCGGCGTGCCCCGCTCCTCCACCCGGGCCTGGGCGGCGGCCAGGCGGGCCACCGGCACCCGGTAGGGCGAGCAGCTCACGTAGTCGAGGCCGGTGCGGTGGCAGAACTTCACGGAGGCGGGATCGCCGCCGTGCTCGCCGCAGATGCCCACCTTCAGGTCCGGCCGGGTCTTCCGGCCCCGCTCCAGGCCCATCTGCACCAGCTGGCCCACGCCCTCCTGGTCCAGGGTCTGGAAAGGATCCGAGCGGAGGATGCCCTTCTTCCGGTAGTCCTCCAGGAAAACCCCCGCATCGTCCCGGCTGAAGCCGAAGGTCATCTGGGTGAGGTCGTTGGTCCCGAAGGAGAAGAACTCGGCCCCCTCGGCGATCCGGTCGGCCACCAGCGCGGCCCGGGGCACCTCGATCATGGTCCCCACCTTGTAGGGGACCTGGACCCCTGCCTTCTCCATGACCTCCCGGGCCACCTTCTCCACCCGCTCCCGAAGGAAGCTCAGCTCCTCGGGGGTGCCCACCAGCGGGATCATCACCTCGGGGTGGATCGACAGGCCCTCCTTCGCCAGCCGCGTGGCCGCCTCGAAGATGGCCTGCACCTGCATCTCGTAGATCTCCGGATAGGTGACGCCCAGGCGGCAGCCCCGGTGGCCCAGCATCGGGTTGAACTCCTTCAGGCTCTCCACCTTGGCCCGCACCTCGGCCGGGCTCTTGCCCGTCTCCCGAGCCACCTCGTCCACGGCCTCCTCCTCGTGGGGCAGGAACTCGTGGAGCGGCGGGTCCAGCAAGCGGATGGTGACGGGCAGTCCCTCCATCACCTTCAGGATCCCGTAGAAGTCGTCCCGCTGGTAGGGGAGGAGCTTGGCCAGGGCCTTGCGCCGGCTCTCCTCGTCGTCGGCCAGGATCATCTCCCGCACCGCGACGATCCGGTTCTCGCCGAAGAACATGTGCTCGGTGCGGCAGAGGCCGATGCCCTCCGCGCCGAAGCGGCGGGCTACCTCCGCGTCGTGGGGGGTGTCGGCGTTGGTGCGCACGCCCAGGGTACGCAGCTCGTCGGCCCAGGCCATCAGCTCGCCGAAGGCACCCGACAGCTCGGGTTCCACCAGCTTCGCCTGCCCGGGGTAGACCTCGCCGGTGGTGCCGTTGAGGGTGATCCAGTCGCCTTCCTTCAGCACCCGGCCGTTGACGCTGATCTGGCGGGCGGTCGTATCGACCCGCACCTCGCCGGCCCCGGCCACGCAGCACTTGCCCATGCCCCGGGCCACCACGGCCGCGTGGCTGGTCATGCCG comes from the Limnochorda pilosa genome and includes:
- a CDS encoding extracellular solute-binding protein encodes the protein MFQRVRRGKAGAVAMGLAAALLVAPVVLAVPAAAQELTIWTFWSEEWLRPALDAFEEAHPGVKVKHEQLTWENGLDKITVAIAARNGPDVVELGSTWMPQFMGAGALAPIDAGELASDLTGLDPVTKSGEVYGLPWFGTANVVYYNKDLFARAGIEKVPTTWDELLDASRRIHALDPDLYGYSIKIGGRFTTWQKFYPFVWSNGGRTLNDDWTQARVTEKPFVDALAYYQELAASSLVGTQEEVRQAFYLGKVGMIFDGTLNLEKDAPGLEYGVFLLPAPAGAKSVVFSGADYLVVWSGSKQKALAGELAKALVTGNLISSHIPSLISFSRSDQQAHLRANPGIALFIEAMAEATHPPMHPAWEEMATAVTEAVEGLLLGQFSSPQEALEYAQDAIEPLL
- a CDS encoding GNAT family N-acetyltransferase, coding for MPYERGELEAITRRARPGDEETILTPCVAPPPEGVEPGAWQAAVRARREWLHHGLASGRLRVMLALVPAQEGPLMEYPGVGRVPVASLAHDGLIPAGIIEYAPLAHAAEPVRGGDHWIIHCMWVIPPFARRGVGSALLTAAVRDLREDPEVAPEAGLAVVAYRGEQWWGFFDYMPEAFFARHGFRPVDRDGSRVLMYRPVAATPMDLFERCDEPPGAGQPLYLIPPRQNLEGTGVPGTIPLPGEEAGAARPQGTHVRFLYHSRCPAAAAVWERLKAEAGSRPGLHLEAVDTRDPGAMRWYGVANGLFVNGRLVLHKVPSPGEVRAAAGIGP
- the rpoD gene encoding RNA polymerase sigma factor RpoD, yielding MSQTNEILQLESVQALIKRGKEAGSLNYEEIMDALQHVDLAPEQIDEIYERFAEQGIRVVPDAPEDEEAAQPEEDGAPDSPENIDLSVPEGVGLDDPVRMYLKEIGRVPLLTAEEEIELAKRIEKGDELAKRKLAEANLRLVVSIAKRYVGRGMPFLDLIQEGNLGLIKAVEKFEYRKGFKFSTYATWWIRQAITRAIADQARTIRIPVHMVETINKLMRVSRNLLQELGREPTAEEIAEHMEMSPERVREIQKMAQEPVSLETPIGEEEDSHLGDFIEDQEAPAPAEAASFTMLREQLEGVLDTLTPREEKVLRLRFGLDDGRARTLEEVGQVFGVTRERIRQIEAKALRKLRHPSRSKKLKDFLE
- the dnaG gene encoding DNA primase, with product MTSAVPWNQEAVEEIRRRADIVEVIADHVELRRQGRNLIGLCPFHQERTPSFSVSSEGQFFHCFGCGAGGDVFRFLMMREGIDFPEAVRRLARRVGVPEEDLAPSADARRRAAERARLVALNDLALRYFRVQLAGPAGNRARAYLERRGMASEVVERFGLGYAPGDGGLLRMLAEQPSSRRNSLLEDAHVLGLVLEGQRGPYERFRDRLIFPIRDASGQVIGFGGRLLGEAQGPKYLNSPESPLFHKGRILYALDVAGPVLRSAGRGQAPGPGPVGHPLTEAAPSTEALVVEGYMDAIALHQAGFTQAVASLGTSLTEDQAALLRRYADRAVIAYDGDAAGDRATLRGLEILARHGVSVRVATLPEGEDPDSLVRRGGPAAFRRVAEGALPLVEFLLVRILAGEEPTTVEGKARAVTRVLPVLARVENRVAREGYVERVANDIGVSASAVAAELERYLAGAQRTADVVPGPRGSHPGSRREAGGPRGAEGDPGPRVPGRNHSPIAHHTSRERPSKSPRLQRQAVSRWQRLEWELARRLERDHGLLPVLERTLGHPLFVGPGLADWATALQAAMEAGEPAARVLARMPVPEPPAGVLSPVAAALEVTELVEEMGRFRGLLELRTIERELAASDEDGVRALERLNGLLMRYHKVRARGARPGGARAGRQRA